A region of the Montipora foliosa isolate CH-2021 chromosome 8, ASM3666993v2, whole genome shotgun sequence genome:
aagtttgaagttctgatTTGAAatagacacctgtttattttaactagaattttcttatttattggtccgccattactaactttaaaatcttgagagaactGGGTCGAGGAGAGAATGACGTCAAGACTCACtattttaagaatgcaatgcgtgtgtacgcggctgaattaatatgcaacacgggagtttcgggcattccgacttttaaacccgtgttttgcatatataataaattgcgtttacacgctgaaattttaagctagggTGTAAATGACGTCGTTTTCTCTAGATACAACCCTCTgatgtccaatcggtcagttttgaacgtgagtaatggcggaccgtgaaatccaaaacttacactccaAATGAAAAGCCTTCGGATAAAactgaaagctcaaaattttgccagttaggtgttgagcgaacacgctttcaaaatctgaagaaaaaagggaaatgattttttgatcatagtaccataGTACTTCAAAGAACGTTTTTGAAGAATTTAGATCTTCACCTGTTCTCTAGGGTGTTGCCCTAGCAACTATGGTCGGCTGGCTTTCCTACGGAAACAAGAAATTCGAATCACTTGACTCACAGATGAGGTGTCTTATTCCTCCCTTGAGGCAAGCAATGCTGGACTTCATACCAATGATTGACGCTGATACGAAGGCATTTAGTGGATTCATGGTAAATTGTAGCCTGATTGAGCTAAAGCTTTGAAtttagtcctaaacaaaaggcatcatctcgaggctctggagaataaatgtaaggatttgtatgagtttattccccagagcctcgagatgatgccttttgtttaggattgaattttaacatatcgaaagtgggctattcgcTTTTCGAGAGAAACGAAACTCACCCCAGACTTTCGCGTTCAACGTAGCGAGACAGTTGCACAATACAAAAACGGAGGAAATCTTTTTCACAAAGCTTAACGATGACAGTAGGATGAGAAAAATTGAAGATCAGAGGTTTCGAATAACACAAGGTTTCAAAATTGGTAATCAAAGGGCTAAAAATTCGCATCACTAATATTACAAGAACAAGTTTAAAACGCCGGGCGAAAAAACCCGTGATAGCTCAaataatacatacatacatacatacatacatacatagaggcttttcagggctaatgaaacacaatcaacgaaacgaaaTAACGTAACAACAACTGttgtaataaatattaaaaaagttaATGTGAAAAAGACGGTTCAAACACTTCTCCCGTCAAATTCCGaaactaaaaattaaaagattAAAACAACGTCActagcatgtttttttttttttaaacaggaaGCAAAGAAACTGTCCAAGGGTACCCCGGAGGAGGAAAAAGTGTAAGGATTTTTATGACTGACCAGcgaaattttcaatttgaaatcaATTTCTTTTCAGTCGGATACTACATTTTCCTCTAAGCATATTATCAATCGCTCTTCCGATCCCAGGCGTGAAAAGGCGTTACAAGACGGACTCAGAAATGCTGTCCAAGTTCCTCTCCTTGTCATCAGAACTGCAACCAAAGTGTGGAACCCGATGGTGGAGCTAGCAAAGGTCGGAAACGTAAACAGCAAATCTGATCTTCAGGTACGACATGGCCGAAACAAAGGccaggccttggttgttcaaaaggacAAGACTTATAGTAGAACCAAAATTGAAACGGTTATATTGTCTTTTAAAGTAGTTCATCACTCAAGATTGAGCTTGCAAACATTACACAGTTGTAGCTGGCTAACACATGGGCACGAGGCCCTCGCGTGAAATCGAGGCGAGTGGTCAGCTGGTCCAAGGTGGAGCCCAAAGCGTGCGCCCAACGAAAATATGCAAACCTGGACCTAAGtggctgtcaaaacaaaagggttcTTATGTTCCAGCGGTTAGAACATTTGAAGAACAGAGACTGCTTTTCGACAGATATCTTCCCAATAAAACCGAAGGTTAAATTGTTAATCTTCTCTTTGGTGATAGGTTGGTGCTCGCAGTCTTGAAACAGCCGTGTGGGGAGCGTTTTATAACGTTAAGATCAACTTGAACGACATTACTGATGAAACATTTAGCAAGCAGGTTAGTCAAACCGAGTGAACTCCTGTCGAGTGCGAAAAGACTCAAACATGTGATCCGTACCTGAAGCACAATTATGAAAGAGATTTTAGCATTTCGTCCGTAACGCGACAAGCGGCCAGCTGCTGCTTATCATCAAAGCAAGCAAATTCTTCTATCCTCACTTTTGTTTCGTTCTTTTGACAAATTGCTCATTGTCTGTAGAGAACAGTCAACAAAAGCTAAAATGTAAtaactttctttgatttttggtaaAAAGCACATTTCAGCCATACGTTCCCCGTTCTTCGTAAGCGCTATGCTAAAGAGAGAGATtaagtacaatacaatacaatacaatacaatacaatacaatacaatgttctttatttcgagagggtaatacatgattaacccagtaaagaattttctaacacatggccctctgtAACACagaaagatatatatatatatacaaagacagaccacaacaccgggaactacatgccctaccctttgcgacaagtgtgcgggttcttttacgtcccacagaattatgaacattgaagggttgtgagacgggacctccggcttatcgtccttatccgagaagactagagagtctaaccatttgcagatgtaattacaaaatttgcactttctcctcagttatttaaagaccctgagtgttggtccggccggagttgaactcacgacctcccgcgtgacagcccggtgctcaattAACTGAGCCACCGATGCGCGGTGCACGTTTCAAGGCAAAAAACGCCAAACTACACGAGGGCAAGGTGCTGTTTCTTAAAAAAGCTTGAAAATGTTCTTATCCCAACTGGTACGACCTCTCTTTTGATAACTTCCCCGATATCTGTAGCTAACAGAAGAGAAATTAGCTAAAATCTAACAAGTTTCTTTAAGTTTTGGTAAAACGTACATTTCAGCCTGTCGTTCCAAATCTCCTCCTTCTCTACTATATGATCCTCTCTGTAGGAAATCCTCCGAATGGAATTCACATGTGGGTTTTGACTGACTTGTATTCTCATGTGTATAAAGAAGTACACGGCTTAGGCTCAAATAATAGCCTTGATATGTTTAGCTTCAGCGCAGCCGCTATTTGGTTGCTATGATCGATCGTAGCCAGCTGCTGGAGAAGCGTCACGGAACGTCTTGGGAAGCATTGCGTCACGCTTCTCTAACAGGCTATGATCCATCATTTATTGATCTATGTTAATTGTCTGAACCGTCAGGCACTGCCCTGTTTACCGTACTGCTTCATGTAGCCCCGGAACTCAGAAAAGGATGCTTTATTGCTGATATTCCTTTAGATTGTGGCTTGTCTGAGCTAAAGTGACTCCTTTTGTCCTCATCTTGACAGGTTCTTGAAGAAGCTCATTCCTCTTTAGAGACCGCGCAGGAAAAATGCAAAGAGATACTAAATATCCTCGACAATAGAAAGTCTTGAGTTGCATTGCACAACTAGTTGCACAACTAGTTTGCAAAAATCGAGGGCGTTTTTAGGCTATTTAAAATAATTCTCAAAGTTCTATTTATTAACGCTTCATTTCAAGCATTTTCTGGTAATGGTAGCTCTTGAGCACGTCACACGGAAAACGTACTAGATGTATTAACAGCAAGAAACAACAAATTACAATGCCTTTATAGGATGTTTTGAACCatcctctagagacaccaataacaatagagaaatgtacgacttctggttgACGAACAAAAGacgctaatgagagatcttttgttttcgtccaccaacatagcggcgatgacgtcacgtacaAACCTTCTATTTAAacttttgaattcaaatttaaGAAAATGGTTAAGAGTTATTCACCAAAGGGTACAGTTAACGAATCATAACAAGCGAAAAGTGTTGCGTCATTGCCACCATATTGATGGATGTAACTTATAGATTTCCGCCATGTTGACTAACGTAAACAATAGATATCTCATTAGCCACTAGCAAGTGTAGATGATTGTTAGGTCGGTAGCAAGCCGCCTATATATactaacagaaacccataagggttgaaacgtgtaacgcacgttcacagcttccgaatattcagtgcgaactgattggttgaatgtttcagtgctaagtaccatatttggaaacccctcgctcttgttgttccaaatatggtacttagcaaattgaatattcagaagcttttttcccagcacacaaggggccgttacacgtttcaactcttatgggtttctgatactaATCATAAACATTTTAGACGAGAAAAGAAAACGGCAAAGGACTATATCTGTgcagaacattaaaaaaaatgccatgAATAAGGCAATAATTTTGTAATGAGATACAGACGCTAAGTTTGTAATTTTAGGTAAGAACTTCTTAGTACAAGGCTTCCGTTCACATTGAAGTTGGTGCCGGCAACTTTGAATGTGGCTGAggcgaaaaaaattgtctttatgcgttgttactttttttcctgttttttttttttttttttttcatgttcatCTAACTTACAGAACAAAACATTTCTTCACAAAACAAAGAAGATTCGCGTATTGAAATGCGCGCCGCGCGTGCAACAGGATTTGAAATGCATGCGGCAGGTGCAGCACGACCTTTTTTTACTCATTGTGTTCTGCCGCCGTCATTGATTAAATTTCCTAACAATCCCATTTAGTAAGCGAATAACTTTGCCATTTATCGTACCCTTTCTTAGGTACCTAGCCATGGATAAAAcctgttatttattttatgacTTTCTTTTCAAATGAAACTAAAGCGGCAATGGTTTCCAGTTTCGCGCATATTTGAAAACTAGCAATGATATAGGCCGAGTACACAAATCcccaaaaatggccaaaaaagcTATCCGGAAATTCTCCAAAACATGTCCATAAATCCAAATTTTACCTCTAAAAATCCTGATTTATCCAACTATTTTTCGAAATAATCATGCAATTTGCATAAAATGCGGGATTCTTTTGACCTGTGGTCAAATTGCATGCAGGCACCTAATGTTGCGCTTCCTATGCTTCCACGCCTTAGAGTGATGCCAACAAGGCATGCAGGGAACGTAACTTATGGGCTAAACCGCTGACCAGTAATATTTGAATGGCAAGAGCCCGCTtggaccgcccttgtcaatttaacgcaCGATTTCGATCGCTGTAATATTCATCGGAAAAGTCGTTGTATCGCACACATGGCAAGCTCTGGAGTCGCGAATTACGAAGTGTACGAAAGCGCCCTGTTAGTGGAAAGAGCTTCTTAGAACCACTCAAATTTGCTTTCATGCTATCCACTGTATTTG
Encoded here:
- the LOC138012760 gene encoding formimidoyltransferase-cyclodeaminase-like, which produces MVGWLSYGNKKFESLDSQMRCLIPPLRQAMLDFIPMIDADTKAFSGFMEAKKLSKGTPEEEKVREKALQDGLRNAVQVPLLVIRTATKVWNPMVELAKVGNVNSKSDLQVGARSLETAVWGAFYNVKINLNDITDETFSKQVLEEAHSSLETAQEKCKEILNILDNRKS